A stretch of bacterium DNA encodes these proteins:
- a CDS encoding SDR family oxidoreductase, protein MLKDKTIVIAGVGQGLGSQIARLALREGANVVLAARNRVNLELIAAELSPEGERVLTVPTDITDQSQCRSLVEAAAKHFGRIDGVVQVAALDRVFGGLAEVTRNDWMDAYELAVVGSAQIVLAAAPYMKDAGGGSVVLIGSQSSFVPMIPQVAYASAKGALMTTMYFMAKELAPDNIRANTVVATYMWGPALEGYVSETAEARGIAPEDVIAEISSTMPLGRIPTDEDVAEAVIFLASDRASTITGQHLMVNSGLVMR, encoded by the coding sequence ATGCTCAAGGACAAGACGATCGTCATCGCTGGTGTGGGGCAGGGCTTGGGAAGCCAGATCGCACGGCTTGCGTTGCGTGAGGGCGCGAACGTCGTGCTCGCCGCTCGCAATCGGGTGAACCTCGAGTTGATAGCGGCCGAGCTATCTCCTGAGGGAGAGCGCGTCCTCACTGTCCCGACGGACATCACCGACCAGTCGCAGTGTCGGTCACTCGTGGAGGCGGCTGCGAAGCACTTCGGGCGCATCGATGGGGTCGTGCAGGTCGCCGCGCTCGACCGCGTCTTTGGCGGGCTTGCAGAGGTGACGCGAAACGATTGGATGGACGCCTATGAGCTCGCGGTCGTCGGATCCGCACAGATCGTCCTCGCCGCGGCACCTTACATGAAGGACGCCGGCGGTGGCTCTGTCGTCTTGATCGGCTCCCAGTCGAGCTTCGTTCCGATGATTCCGCAGGTCGCGTACGCATCGGCGAAGGGTGCGCTGATGACCACGATGTATTTCATGGCGAAGGAACTCGCACCCGACAATATTCGGGCGAACACAGTCGTCGCGACTTACATGTGGGGCCCAGCGCTCGAGGGCTACGTCTCGGAGACGGCCGAGGCCAGGGGGATCGCGCCGGAGGACGTCATCGCCGAGATCTCGAGCACGATGCCCTTGGGTCGGATTCCGACCGACGAGGACGTCGCCGAGGCCGTGATCTTCCTGGCCTCGGATCGCGCCTCGACGATCACCGGGCAGCACCTCATGGTCAATTCCGGGCTAGTAATGCGCTGA
- a CDS encoding TetR/AcrR family transcriptional regulator: MVRASPDSDTRSRQRDLRRNSLLDAAEGVFGANGFKKATIGDIAEAAGASRPLVYRYFSDKEKLFEAVVDRILHEWNEVLTAEASRTTPGTAHTLRLVLTASLDFARERHVLRGLLARDSRRALADYSDVIEQGSEMLRTLLANVLRAGVQRGDVRGDLNVEDVAHVVSEVFLAYADHIVSGDDAGLGERRVEAILETLLHGLIVTPIQSHSGA, translated from the coding sequence ATGGTCAGGGCATCACCCGATTCCGATACGCGCTCCCGACAGCGAGACCTGAGGCGAAATTCCCTTCTCGACGCCGCGGAGGGCGTGTTCGGTGCGAACGGCTTCAAGAAGGCGACGATCGGTGACATTGCAGAGGCCGCCGGCGCGTCCCGACCGCTGGTCTATCGGTACTTCTCCGACAAAGAGAAGCTCTTCGAAGCCGTCGTGGATCGCATCCTGCACGAGTGGAATGAGGTGCTCACTGCCGAGGCTTCGCGGACGACACCCGGGACCGCGCACACCCTTCGACTGGTGCTTACCGCGTCCCTCGACTTTGCGCGCGAGCGACACGTCCTCCGAGGTCTCTTGGCGCGCGACTCCCGGCGCGCCCTTGCCGACTACAGCGACGTGATCGAACAGGGGAGCGAGATGCTTCGGACGCTGCTCGCGAACGTCCTCCGTGCCGGGGTCCAACGCGGCGACGTTCGCGGCGACCTGAACGTCGAGGACGTTGCACACGTCGTGAGCGAGGTCTTCCTGGCCTATGCCGACCACATCGTTTCGGGCGACGACGCAGGGTTGGGCGAGCGACGCGTCGAGGCGATCCTCGAGACGCTGCTGCACGGCCTAATCGTCACGCCTATCCAGAGCCACTCGGGCGCCTGA
- a CDS encoding LLM class F420-dependent oxidoreductase: MVELGTNLPENLVGSDHGAIAEYLKGVESLGYSYITLGDHVLGADTDARPDWRPYFGKPPLYTRHHKWNEPLVMFGYLAGLTRTLELCTGILISAQRQTALLAKQAATVDNLTGGRVRFVIAVGWNDVEYEALGINFSKRGEIIEEQMEVLRQLWTNEVVTYKGKHHTITAAGINPLPVQQPIPLWIGGQSKPVLRRTGRLADGWFPTYPYFSEDQIHEDLGVIHDAARQAGRRPEDIDLEGMIYFADPRFEVPPGARKPPVELDDCVEYAKWWKDLGATRYWVTAPWADLGPDETGQRLPEKRDLYAGIETRLRALEEFKKALPDDF, encoded by the coding sequence ATGGTTGAGCTTGGAACGAATCTTCCTGAGAACCTTGTCGGATCCGACCACGGCGCGATCGCCGAATATCTGAAGGGTGTGGAGAGTCTTGGCTACTCCTACATCACGCTCGGCGACCATGTGCTCGGTGCCGACACGGATGCGCGGCCAGACTGGCGTCCCTACTTCGGTAAGCCGCCGCTCTACACACGGCATCACAAGTGGAACGAGCCTCTTGTCATGTTCGGCTACCTCGCCGGTCTGACCCGAACGCTCGAGCTATGCACAGGGATCCTCATCAGCGCCCAACGCCAGACGGCGCTTCTCGCCAAGCAGGCGGCGACGGTCGACAACCTGACGGGTGGTCGCGTGCGCTTCGTGATTGCGGTCGGCTGGAACGACGTCGAGTACGAAGCACTCGGTATCAATTTCTCGAAGCGAGGCGAGATCATCGAAGAACAGATGGAAGTCTTGCGACAGCTCTGGACGAACGAGGTGGTGACCTACAAGGGAAAGCACCACACGATCACCGCCGCCGGGATCAATCCGCTTCCGGTCCAGCAGCCGATCCCCCTTTGGATCGGCGGGCAATCGAAGCCCGTTCTGCGCCGGACCGGGCGACTCGCGGACGGGTGGTTCCCGACCTATCCGTACTTCAGCGAAGATCAGATTCATGAGGATCTCGGCGTGATTCACGATGCTGCGCGACAGGCGGGTCGCCGACCGGAGGACATCGATCTCGAGGGGATGATCTACTTCGCTGATCCACGATTCGAGGTCCCGCCGGGCGCGCGGAAGCCGCCGGTTGAGCTCGACGACTGCGTCGAGTACGCGAAATGGTGGAAAGATCTCGGCGCGACGCGGTACTGGGTAACCGCGCCGTGGGCCGACCTCGGACCCGACGAAACGGGCCAGCGGCTGCCGGAGAAGCGGGATCTCTATGCCGGAATCGAAACGCGCTTGCGGGCGTTGGAGGAATTCAAGAAGGCGCTGCCCGACGACTTCTGA
- a CDS encoding MMPL family transporter produces MLSISSAIALSSGLGNLTADFDDDGFLRAGDDTLAVYDAFRARYGRDDRILVGIEAPDIFDLQALVRLRDLHEAIEQDVPHVAEVMSLVNARDTRGDGDELIVDELLDPWPNDALELAIVERRAMLNPLYLNTYFSHDGRFAAIVVELDTYTSLDNFDSDDVEHWFPDDSAANKTEAEYLSATETRQTIRGLRKLIKKHQSPEFRLDLVGGAVLSQYMQEISTEDVRLRTMLSVLLIAVVLLALFRRISGALLPLLVVSLSTISTFGAMGWIGVPFTIVTQILPSFLIVVGICDAVHVLALVYQRLSAGDSRDTAVSSALGRAGLPIVLTSLTTAAGLFSFVAADITPVAEFGVAAPVGVLLALFYSVTLLPALLVISPWTRASHGQRVSTPNGVSGILLHAGNIATTHPRGTIAVVALLVVAAVPGVSALRLSNDNLAWLFEDDPMRMSIERIDRAFEGTERLEILVNTRRENGLHEPDHLRRIDSVVEHVMGTTVERVEIGSGLSIVDIVEEINQALHENQIESRTLPNDRRLIAQELLLFENSGTDDLEDVTDSRFQEARLTFQARIVDSMYYVPFIHSLESALPKILGPDIAVEITGKMALRSRAFAVLLGSLLRSYGLALLIISPLMILMVGSVRRGVISMIPNLLPVYFVLALMGWLDIPLNISTMLVGSIVIGLAVDDTIHFVHGFDRHLAECGHPATAVRRTLETTGRAMLVTTIVLCVGFFVLLFGSFKGTIHLGILAGSASLVAFLADVIVAPALMMLAHPTRQEA; encoded by the coding sequence GTGCTCTCCATTTCGAGCGCGATCGCGCTCTCTTCCGGCCTGGGCAACCTGACGGCGGACTTTGACGACGACGGCTTCCTGCGAGCGGGTGACGACACCCTAGCCGTCTACGACGCGTTCCGCGCTCGCTACGGCCGCGACGACCGGATTCTTGTCGGAATCGAAGCGCCAGACATCTTCGACCTTCAGGCGCTAGTACGACTGCGCGATCTCCACGAAGCGATCGAGCAGGACGTTCCGCACGTCGCTGAGGTGATGAGCCTCGTCAATGCGCGGGACACACGAGGTGACGGAGACGAGCTCATCGTTGATGAGCTTCTCGACCCATGGCCGAACGACGCCCTGGAGCTGGCGATCGTCGAACGTAGAGCGATGCTGAATCCACTCTACCTCAATACGTACTTCTCCCATGACGGTCGCTTCGCAGCCATTGTTGTCGAGCTCGATACGTACACGTCCCTCGACAACTTCGATTCCGACGACGTCGAGCACTGGTTTCCAGACGACTCGGCGGCGAACAAGACCGAGGCCGAGTACCTCAGCGCAACGGAGACGCGCCAGACGATCCGCGGCCTACGCAAGCTCATCAAGAAGCATCAGTCGCCGGAATTTCGACTTGATCTGGTCGGAGGCGCGGTCCTTTCGCAATACATGCAGGAGATCTCGACGGAGGATGTACGCCTTCGAACGATGCTATCTGTGCTGCTGATCGCCGTTGTCCTCCTAGCGCTATTTCGGCGCATCAGCGGGGCTCTTCTTCCCCTGCTGGTGGTGTCTCTTTCCACGATTTCGACATTCGGGGCCATGGGATGGATCGGAGTTCCCTTCACGATAGTCACGCAGATCCTCCCTTCGTTCCTGATCGTGGTCGGAATCTGCGACGCGGTACACGTACTCGCGCTTGTCTACCAGCGGCTCTCAGCCGGCGACTCCCGCGACACGGCGGTCTCATCCGCCCTCGGGCGTGCCGGGCTGCCCATCGTCCTCACGAGCTTGACGACGGCCGCAGGCCTGTTTTCGTTCGTTGCCGCAGACATCACTCCGGTCGCCGAGTTCGGCGTGGCCGCGCCCGTTGGCGTTCTGCTGGCTCTCTTCTACAGCGTGACTCTTCTCCCGGCTTTGCTTGTGATCTCACCCTGGACGCGGGCATCGCATGGTCAACGCGTCTCTACCCCGAATGGAGTCTCCGGAATCCTCCTCCACGCCGGAAACATTGCCACTACGCATCCACGAGGGACGATCGCGGTTGTCGCGCTGCTTGTGGTAGCCGCCGTCCCCGGTGTTTCGGCGCTCCGTCTGAGCAATGACAACCTCGCATGGCTCTTCGAAGACGATCCGATGCGAATGAGCATCGAGCGAATCGATCGTGCGTTCGAAGGTACGGAACGACTGGAGATTCTCGTCAATACGAGAAGGGAGAATGGGCTGCACGAGCCCGATCACCTGCGACGGATCGACAGTGTCGTCGAGCACGTGATGGGAACGACTGTCGAGCGCGTCGAGATCGGGAGCGGACTATCAATCGTCGATATCGTGGAGGAGATCAATCAAGCCCTCCACGAGAACCAGATCGAGTCTCGCACGCTGCCGAACGACCGTCGATTGATCGCACAGGAGCTCCTGCTCTTTGAGAACAGCGGCACTGACGACCTCGAAGACGTCACTGACAGCCGGTTCCAGGAGGCTCGCCTCACGTTTCAGGCGCGCATCGTAGACAGCATGTATTACGTGCCGTTCATCCACTCGCTGGAGTCGGCTCTGCCAAAGATCCTCGGCCCGGACATCGCCGTCGAAATCACTGGAAAGATGGCGCTTCGCAGCCGCGCGTTTGCTGTTCTGCTCGGGAGCCTGCTTCGGTCCTATGGATTGGCTCTCTTGATCATCTCCCCGCTCATGATCCTAATGGTCGGAAGCGTTCGCCGCGGCGTCATCAGCATGATCCCCAATCTACTGCCGGTGTATTTCGTGCTCGCGCTGATGGGGTGGCTCGACATCCCGCTGAACATTTCGACCATGCTCGTCGGCAGCATCGTGATTGGGTTAGCGGTGGATGACACGATTCATTTCGTACACGGCTTCGACCGCCATCTCGCCGAGTGCGGCCATCCTGCGACCGCAGTTCGGCGCACGCTCGAGACCACCGGACGAGCGATGCTCGTAACGACGATTGTTCTCTGCGTCGGATTCTTCGTGCTCCTGTTCGGCAGCTTCAAGGGGACGATCCACCTCGGGATCCTGGCTGGAAGCGCGAGCCTTGTCGCGTTTCTCGCTGACGTGATCGTCGCGCCCGCGCTCATGATGCTTGCGCATCCGACGCGACAGGAAGCCTAG
- a CDS encoding outer membrane lipoprotein-sorting protein produces the protein MVWMLFASFILWPTATVAEGSVDDSDARRIMERVDARDDGDRSILDLEMILIDSRDSRRVRRLRSYGRDEGRDEYSIMFFVSPADVASTGFLTYDYADPERDDDQWLYLPALDRIKRLAASDKSGSFMGSDFSYSDMSRRPLDHNAYRLMQETELRGHRVWQIEAVPTTDRERDETGYERSILFVRQDNHVVVRSVHWLAKGSRAKYFDVKSLELIDGIWVPTEMSMTTREGRATIHRTILLVREARFDQDLDDDLFSLRRLEKGL, from the coding sequence ATGGTCTGGATGCTGTTCGCGAGCTTCATTTTGTGGCCGACAGCGACCGTTGCTGAGGGGTCAGTCGACGACTCCGATGCCCGGCGGATCATGGAACGTGTCGACGCGCGCGATGATGGAGATCGATCGATCCTCGACCTCGAGATGATATTGATCGACAGCCGTGATTCGCGCCGAGTGCGCAGGCTCCGCTCGTACGGCCGCGATGAGGGCCGGGACGAGTACTCAATCATGTTCTTCGTAAGTCCCGCGGACGTCGCCAGCACCGGATTCCTTACGTATGACTATGCCGATCCGGAACGTGACGACGACCAGTGGCTCTACCTCCCGGCGCTCGACCGAATCAAGCGCCTCGCGGCTTCGGATAAGAGCGGCAGCTTCATGGGCTCTGACTTCAGCTATTCGGACATGTCGCGGCGCCCGCTCGATCACAATGCCTATCGACTCATGCAGGAGACGGAGCTGCGTGGTCATCGTGTCTGGCAGATCGAAGCGGTCCCAACGACTGATCGGGAGCGTGACGAGACCGGCTACGAGCGGTCCATACTCTTCGTTCGTCAGGACAACCATGTCGTGGTGCGAAGCGTGCATTGGCTCGCAAAGGGAAGTCGAGCGAAGTACTTCGACGTGAAGTCGCTCGAGCTGATCGATGGCATCTGGGTTCCCACGGAAATGAGCATGACCACCCGCGAGGGCCGAGCAACGATTCACCGTACGATCCTTCTCGTTCGAGAGGCACGATTCGACCAGGACCTCGACGACGATCTCTTCTCATTGCGACGACTCGAGAAGGGTCTCTGA
- a CDS encoding NAD(P)-dependent oxidoreductase, translating to MIKNEKILITGVTGAIALPVARFLAKDNEVWGTARFTNEAARRELEEAGVRTVPLDLASGDLGALPDDVSLVLHYAYTRKGSGEFHEAIELNAIAAGRVLQHCQNARAALVLSAATLYSRNEDPHHRYVETDDIGLVAAPWAASSPASKVTLEAVVRFSAEAFDFPVTIARPACPYGTSLDVVTTVVDSVAAGQPVYVTSDPQPYSVIHIDDMCRQVGDLLFAAAVPATIVNWGSDEVVTVQEMAKRAGEIFGVEPKFAAIPTPNVALGGVLDTTLLNSIAAPCKISFRDAFEKICLDRVSALLARN from the coding sequence ATGATTAAGAACGAGAAGATCCTCATTACCGGCGTCACGGGCGCGATCGCGTTGCCCGTCGCTCGTTTCCTGGCGAAGGACAATGAGGTCTGGGGGACTGCCCGCTTCACGAACGAAGCAGCCCGCCGGGAACTCGAGGAGGCGGGCGTGCGGACGGTTCCGCTCGACCTGGCCTCGGGCGATCTCGGCGCTCTGCCCGACGACGTCTCGCTCGTCCTCCACTACGCCTACACGCGCAAGGGGTCGGGCGAGTTCCACGAGGCAATCGAACTCAACGCGATCGCCGCGGGACGTGTCCTGCAGCATTGCCAGAACGCGCGGGCCGCGCTCGTCCTGTCCGCGGCGACACTCTATTCACGGAACGAGGACCCGCACCATCGATACGTCGAGACCGACGACATTGGTCTGGTTGCTGCGCCCTGGGCAGCGTCGAGTCCCGCCTCGAAAGTGACGCTCGAGGCCGTGGTGCGCTTCAGCGCCGAGGCCTTCGATTTTCCGGTGACGATCGCGAGACCTGCGTGTCCCTACGGCACGTCCCTCGATGTCGTCACGACGGTCGTCGATTCGGTCGCCGCGGGCCAGCCGGTCTACGTGACGAGCGACCCACAGCCCTACTCGGTGATCCACATCGATGACATGTGCCGCCAAGTCGGCGACCTACTGTTCGCCGCGGCAGTCCCCGCCACGATCGTCAATTGGGGCTCCGACGAGGTCGTCACGGTGCAGGAGATGGCCAAGCGCGCGGGCGAGATCTTTGGTGTGGAACCGAAGTTTGCGGCGATTCCCACGCCGAACGTCGCGCTCGGCGGCGTACTCGACACGACGCTACTGAACTCGATTGCGGCGCCCTGCAAGATCTCGTTCCGCGACGCGTTCGAGAAGATCTGTCTCGATCGCGTCAGCGCATTACTAGCCCGGAATTGA